Genomic DNA from Methanosarcina sp. MTP4:
GAGAGGTGCTGATGACCTGCATCCGGGAAGGGGATGAGGTCTTTGTCCACTGTTCGGACATCCAGCTCCTGGACAGGGAAGCAGTCCTCACCGTACTTGCCTGGAAACCCACGACAGTCCTGGCTTCGGGGCCTCCAATCTACCTTTCCCACCGTGTCCCGGAAGCCAAAACGGAAGCTTTTGAAAATGGGCTCCTACTTGCAGGCAATGTTGATACGCTTATCCTTGACCACCATCTGCTCAGGTCCTTTTCCGGATACAGCTGGTTACAGGAACTGGGTGAAGCTGCAGGAAACAGGGGTGGAGTGCTCTGTGCTGCGGAATTTATGGGGGAAAAGCCGAATCTGCTGGAAGCCAGGAGAAAAGCCCTCTACAGAGAACTGCCCGTGCCCGAGGGCTGGCATGAAGCCTATGCAAGAGGAGAGGTGGGGTTTGAAGAGTACTCCGGATGGTAAAATGAAAGCTCAAGAGCCTTAATCGAATAAAAAAGTCACAACAGGTCCTGCAAATACGGGAGCCGAGTAATACGGGAATAGCTCACCTGCAAGTCCTTTTAGATTGGTTCCCTGTTAGATTGGTTCCCTGTTAGATTGGTTCCCTGTTAGATTGGTTCAGGCTCAGGCAGCTTCCTGTTCCGATTATCCTTCAGAGTTTTCGAGCTTTTCTATTCGGGTTGCCAGTTTCTGAAAGTGGTCAATATATTCATCTCCCCATACGCGGGCAGCGGGCTCGAAACTCATCATGTATTTCCGGTCAAAAACCGCTGATTTGGGGAAGAGAGCCATTGCCATGAAATTGTCTGCTACCATGAGTGAGGGGACTTTATCATTTTTCTTAAAGGTAAAAAGCTCGGCATTTTCAAGGCTAAGTAATTCTTCCGTTTCCGCCCTGTAATCTTCAACCCACCTTCTCAGGATCGGTTCGGGAATGAGGAGAGAAACTCTGATACCTTTCCGAGCCAGGTCAAGGTAATGAGAAGGAAAGAGGGGATGGAAGTAAGAAAGCAGCGCTCTTACCCTTTTAGCCTTTTTCATGTTTTCTACTAATAGGGGTATCAACTCAAACATGCGGTCAATATCGGGCTCAGTCGTGGTGCATTTCCCAAGTTCATTGATCCTGCGCAGGAGCTCCGGGGGAATTGTGACCATATCCCTGTTAGCCCAGTAGTCCACATTTTCTTCCAGCAGGTCAAGGGTGTCCAGCAGAGGTTTCATTTTTTCCACAACGACACTTCCGATATCGGTAAGTACGTAGAGGTCTTCTTCCTGGGTAACCAGGTGCTGTTCCTTGAGCTTCTTTAGCTGGGGCTGGACCGAAGTGGCATTGGCTTTGAGGATTTCCCTTATCGTTTCGATGTTTTTTGGGCCTTCCATTAAAAGAAGGAGTATATTCTTTCGTTTCTCGGAAAGGAAGAGCAGATCGACCAGTGGGTTTACCATAAGCATGCACCGTGGGAAAGGGTTACGGGATATTTTTGTGGGCGGCAGTTGTAGTGCGTGACAGTTTATATTCATTAATCGGGTGTTGATGGTTAAATGCGTGTTGCTTACTAATGCACATTAACCGGCGCACATTAATAAATGAACATTAACCGATGCATATTAACTAAGTGCATAACAATTAATAGTTGAGCATATATAACAAGATACAGATCAATTATTAATATATTTATTTTCCTATTATATATGTTGTGTGTTTATGATTTTCGAGTAGCTTTGCACAGTTTTTCCTCCCGGAAAATCTTTATTCAGGAACTCTATTTCAAAATGCATATATTTAGACCATATGTTATATATTATACAGAATAAATATTGTGCATGTTTGGGGAGGGTCTGCCTTAGTTTCCACTCGTTTACCCGTTTCTCTGGTCTCAGGGGAAATTGAAAATCCGCAGAGACCCACCGAGGAAGAGAAGGAACTTTTCCTTGCGATTGCCGAGCGCCTTATAAAAGCTTCGGAAAAAGAAATACTTCCCCATTCCATACACGATGTAGTTAAAAGTCTCTCAACGGAACCTTTCAGGAAAGAAATAAACTGCACTGTTTTTCAGGAAAGTCAGGTGGAAAAAGTCAGGATCCGGATAAGGACCCTGTTGATCAGCTGGGATGAGAGCCAGTCAGGTAAATTGGAAGAGGGAAGCTTTGGAGCCTATTCGTGGAACGAATGTGGGATTGGGATAAAGAAGGGAATTAAAACGCTGAAATTTACAAACTACCTAATGCTCAACCCCGAGGAACTGAGAGAAAAAGAAAGAGACGATTTCGGAAAAATAGAAAACGAAGGCCTGCTCTACCATGAACTGCTGCACGGTCAGCTCCTGATTGATGCCATGCAGGAAAACCTCTCCTGGCAGGAAAAAGTTTGCAGGCACGATTTTGATTTTACCCCCGTGGACCTGGAGCACAGGGTCATCTATGACTTTCAATCGGATTTCATGAAAAAATCAGCCGTTGAAAAGGGATACCAGCTCACGATAAAAAGGATAAAAACAAAATCCGAATACGGAAGCGAATTCGAATTTGTTCTGGGAGATGTCTCGGAATTTATTGGCAAAGGGGACATTACCCTGATGTACTACGTCCCCCCGGGCTGCGGTATAAGCAACATGGAGTTTGAGGTCCCCAGGGACGCCGCGAGAAACATAAAGACCAGAGGCCCCATAAAAATAAAAGGAAAAATCACCCCTAAAACCAGGCAGGGAAAATGCTACTACTGGGTCCTCCATTCAGGAGGGCATAAAAAGAGCAGTCTTTCCGGGCCCTGAACACTTCCGGAACCTCACCCTAATAAACTTTATTATTCCCAAATACAGGTTCTGCAGGATACGGTTTTAGAATACAGGATTCGGAACCGTATCCCACAAAACCCCGGGTTTGCAGCTATTTCCGGATTAGATCATGCCGGTTTTCCTTTCAGTTCCCCAGCAATTCCTGTTTCCGGTTTACACTTTCGTCAGTTATTCGGAGTATGGGATTTCCATACTCATACCTACTCCTCCCCCCAAAGGGAAATATGGAGCAAATGCCGACACAATTAAAATTATGTCTGTAAGTTACTCATGTATATTCTCACGCATAAATAGTTAATTGTTAAGGAAGTGCCAAACCTTATTAGCAGTATTAACAATTGCTATTATTTCACACTGAATGCACACTTTCCAGGATGAAATGAACTCCGGGACTTGGCATTAAACAAGCATTAAGGGATCAGAAACCAATACATGGGTTTGGAGAGATGGTTTTGCAGGTACATGGGTTTGGAGAGATGGTTTTGCAGGTACATGGGTTTGGGGAAAGGTATGGCTTTTGAAAGATGCGAGGGGATGAATGGGGAGGAAACTTTTACGGGACAGGAAAAAGGAGTACACAGCTACGACAGGCTTGCCCTGATACCGGGAAACTGCCTTTTCCCGTCCACGGATCGGCTGAAGCCTGACGAAAAAACCCTTTTCTTCATGGCCGAAGATCCGGGACTCTGTACACGCTACACTTTTCACAAACATAAACTGGTTTTCGTACTTTCGGCAATGCGTTCATACCGTGACTGGCTGGCCGAAAAATATGATGTGCTTTACTATCCGCTTCCCGGAAAAAAAGAGTCCGATTCCGGTGAAAACTTCAAAGAGTTGGAAAACCCGGTCACTTCGGAAAACTTTATCCCCTCAGCAAACTCGGGCAAACCCGGTTCCCTGCAAAAAACCAAAAACCTGACTTACGAGACAAAACTGAGGAATGTCCTGGAAAAGTACGGGATTGGAAAGATCGTTACCTATACGCTCGAAGACTCCTTTTTCAGGGAAAGCATCCTTGATTTCTGTGCCCGGAACGGGGTTGAGCTTGAAACGGTGGACTCTCCCGGTTTCCTAACCCCTGTGGAGACTTTCAGGGCTTATAAAGGGAAGAGGAAAAAGCTCCGCTTTAACGACTTTTACATCTGGCAGAGAAAACGCCTTGGAGTCCTGCTGACAGAAGACGGGCTTCCTGTTGGCGGCAAATGGAACCTTGACCGGGAAAACCGAAAACCTCTTCCCCGGAGACTGGAAGTCCCGAAACTTCAGGCTGCCCCTCAAACCGGGAATACGGAAGAAGTAATAGCCCTTGTAGACACCCTCTTTCCGGACCACCCCGGGAGGACTGAGAATTTTTACCTGCCCACGACAAGAAAAGCAGCCCTTGCCTGGCTGGACACCTTTCTCAAAGAGCGTTTCAGGTATTTTGGGCCTTACGAGGACGCCCTTGCAGAAGGGGAACCTTTCCTTTTTCATTCCGTACTTTCGCCCCTACTTAACTTCGGGCTCCTGACCCCCGGAGAGGTGGTTGAAAAGGCTATCGAAACTTACGAAAGGAGCACAGAAGCAGATGAAATATTCAGAAAGGTTGGGAAAGAAGATGATGAGGAGAGACTAAAAGAAAGTGAAAAAGAATATTTTCCGTTTTCAAGCCTGGAAGGTTTTGTGCGCCAGGTGATTGGCTGGAGGGAGTTCATGCGGGGGATGTACCACTGCTCGGAGATTGAGGGAAATTTCTTCGGGCACGAAAGGAAACTGGAAGGGCGCTGGTACCGGGGGGACCTGGGCATCGAGCCAGTAGACCGGGCCATCCGGCAGGTCCTGGAATACGGGTATGCCCACCACATCCAGCGGCTGATGGTGCTCGGGAACTTCATGCTGCTCTGTGAAATCCACCCTGCCGAAGTCTACCGCTGGTTCATGGAACTCTTCGTGGACTCCGCGGACTGGGTGATGGTCCCGAACGTCTACGGCATGAGCCAGTTTGCGGACGGCGGGAGCTTTGCCACGAAACCTTACATCTCGGGCTCAAACTACCTCCTTAAGATGGGGGATTATGAAAAAGGGGAGTGGTGCGAGGTCTGGGATGCCCTTTTCTGGAGCTTTATCGATAAAAACCGGGAGTTTTTCCTTAAAAACTACAGGACAGCCGTGCTGGTCGGGACCTGGGATAAAATGTCAGGGGAAAAGAGAAAAAAACTCCTGCAGGTAGCTGCACGGTTCCTGGATAAAACAGGTTAAAATCCGTTTAAAAATCAGGTACCTGCCAGGTTCTTTCAGGCTTCTCCGGACTTTCGGAACCTTAAGGTTTTTTTCAGGCTTTTTCGTATTTTTCCGTGACGTCCTCAATTATGCCCTGGAAATGGGTTGCGGCTCCTTCTTCATCCCTCTGGATAAAAGTCGTTTCTTCCACCCAGCGCACTTCCCCGGACTTTGTAAGGATGCGGTATTCACGGTTGAACATTTTTCCGCCTTCCTTGCAGTTCTCGTCGAGTTCGAGTTCCACCTGGAGCAGGTCATCAGGGTGGACGATCTTTCCGTAGAGGACCCTGCCGGAGATGAAGTCTTCGGGGGAATACCCAAACTGCCGGACGTTTTCGGACACGTAGAGCGTTGGCCAGTACTTATCGGCTTTCCACAGGAATACGACCATAGGGCTGTTGTTAATCACGGTCTCCAGGGCTTTTTCCCGGTCTAGCAAGGCTTTTTGTTTTTCCATGAGGGCTTTCTGGCTTTCCAGGGCATCCCTCAGGGCCCTTTCTTTTTCAATTTCTTCGGTAATGTCCCGGACTATTCCCTGAAAGTGGGTTACTTCCCCCAGGTCATCACGCTGTATAAAGGTTTTTTCTTCTACCCAGCGCACTTTTCCCTTACCGGTGAGCACCCTGTAGCGCTGGACAAAAATATCTTTTCCCAGTGCACAGCACCTGTTGAGCCCCGATCGGACCTTCTCCAGGTCCTCGGAATGCACGATGTTGCCATATACGATCCTGCCGGTAAGGAAATCTTCTGCGCTGTACCCCAGCAGGCTGACGTTTTCAGAGACATATTCCGCAGGCCAGTTTTCTTCCGCGGTCCACAGGAAAACCATCACAGGGCTGTTGTTGATCACGGTTTCCAGGACTTTTTGCCTATCCAGTGCCTCATCCAGAGCCTCTTCATCACTTTCAGCTAAATGATTGAATCCCATTGTAACTCCTCTCACTCTCAAGAACCCTTTTTTGGTAGTTCCGGGCAATTTGCCCGTGAAACTCCCAGGTAAATATAATATATTCTGAATATAAGATATGTTTTGATATCTTATAAATTGCTGTCCTTATGCACGGAGCCCGGAGAATGATAGTTTCAAGGGATGTAATTTGAATAGGAAAAAAGAGTCAGGTGATGCTCAAAGGGAAGAGTGGAAAGGAAGAGTGGAAAGGAAGAGTGGAAAGGAAGAGTGGAAATGGGAAGTGAAAGGAAAAAACGGATCTTGGAAAAAGACCCTGGAAAAGGACCTGAAAACTACGGCAAGTATTTCGGGGTTTGTTTTTCCTATCACAACTCAAAGGCCTGCATCTGCGGCAGCTGCCCTTCGTACCCGGGAAGCGGAAATATGTTCTGTGCAAGGGGAAAAAGCAGGCTAACAGATGACATGCTCCCTGAAAAGAAGGACGATTGCCTGTGCCGGGACTGTGAGCTTTACAGGAAGTTCCGCTTTGAAGGCCAGTATTTCTGCATGGGGGAATGAGGTGGATTTCGGTGCTTCAGCCCTGCAATCAGGCACCAATGTATGTTTTTTCAGAAGGACACTTTACCTTACGGATCATGCTTTTTACCGTCCCATTTTTCGTGCAACAAAAAAGTTATTTTAAAAGCCTTAAGGCGGACAGCACAGCCCTGTGCACCTGAGAATACGATTTTTTTCCTTATCTACTGTCCGTACTTGAGGCTTTCTTGCGGTTTTGTTTTCTCTGGCAGGCCGGACTCACGAGCCTTACTAACTTCCGGAATCCTGCCTGCTTTGAGTGATGAGCCCCAACTCATACTCAACACCTGCGGGTCTCTACTGTAGTTCACCCCTGTATTATATTACCTGGCTAGCTTTCTATTCAGCTCACCAGCCAATTATATATTTATACATATATATAGCCTGAATTGTCCTGGTTTTTCAAAAGCTCTGTGCCTTTACAACAAGTATGAGCAATTTCCTCTGACCCGGAATTTTTTATTCCTTTTAGAATTTTTAAGCGACTGCAAATTTTTCAGTAAATTTTTCATGAAGACGCCTACGATCGAAGGTTCTCCTGCAATTCTACAAATTTTAATTAAGTAAGAATATAATCTAGATAAAGTGAAGTGAAGTGAAATGATATGAAAGAATGAATGGAAACATAACAGATAAAATATAAAAAATAAAAGCCCGGAGATTGCAGCTATGCTTCCAACTGCAGGAATCTTCGGGCATTTTCCCATGTATTGTTTTTCCAGGCTTACATTATGGATTCGCTCGGCACTGCTGCTTCCTTCATCGCAGGCTCTGCAGTCTCGTTCTGGGAGTACAGCCAGAGCGGTACATAGAGGGCCAGCACCACGAACCCAACTATTGTGGAAGTCCATCCCACTTCAAGGCTGTTCAGGAAGATCACACCGATCAGGCAGAGCGGTAGGTTGAATATCCCGAAGGCGAAGGCGATATACTGCCAGCCTTTGGGGGCCTTGAAGGGCCTTTCGAGGCTTGAGAATTCCGGGTTCAGTTTTGCCTTCACATAGGCAAAGAGACTGATTCCGTTTGCGAAGACATAGCCGATAGAGGATGCTGCAAGGATGGCTGAGGGGGTCCCCAGGGTAATGAGACCAAGGTTGAAGACCGCGATCACGATCATGGCATTGACCGGGGTCCCGTGGCTGTTCATTTTACCAAAGAACTTCGGCAGGTTTCCTTCTTCGGACAGGGAGTACATTGCCCTTGAAGCTCCGAGGAAGGCGGTCTGGATGATCAGGACCATTGCTGCAATTAGCATGAGGATGGCAATGGCACCTCCTATGGGTCCGAGGGTCATCTGGGCAACCGGGAGCATCGGGGAGAAGGGCTCGGCCAGGATGCCTTCAATCCCAAGGGTCCCCGTACATGCTGCCTGGACCAGGATGAAGGTCACAAGACAGATCCCCCCGCAGATGAAGAGGGCTTTTGGGACATCGGACTTCGGTTCCTTGTACTCGGGCCCATAGATTGCTGCGGTTTCCCAGGCACAGGCACTCCACTGGGCCATTGCAAAGAGCCCGAGCAGGATCAGGACGTGCTCAAGGTCCCAGGACCATTCGGGAGGCAGCCAGGCGCCTGTGATATTACTCATTTCAAAGTGCCCGGTTACAAAGGGGGCAAGAGTGATTACGATAAGAGGGGCAAGGGCAAGTACGGCGAGGATATACCCGAGCGTTGCTCCGCCGGAAAGCCCGCGATAATTAACAACAATAAGGAAGAGGAATACAACTGCCCCGGATGCGATGTAGAGCGCCAGGTCAGGCACCCCGGCAAAGGCAGGGACAAGGCCTTTGAGGTAGCTTCCGATCAGGATTGCAAAGATCGCCAGCACCGGGTTCCAGGCAAACCAGTAACTCCAGGCGCTGAAACCTCCAAGGAGCTTGCTTTTGTCATACCTCGTGTTCTTATCTTTTGTCTTGAATACGCTCTGGGCATACCCGGGCAACCCTGAGGCTTTCGGGAACATGGTAGCAAGTTCTCCGTAAGCAAAGTTCTGCATGAAACCCTGGAATACGGAAAGAGCCCATATAATAATTGCAAAAGCCCAGACATAACTTGCAAAATAGCCGATGGATGGCAGGATCAGCACAGGGACCCCAAGAGCAATTGCAAGCCCTTGCTTCCAGTCTATTGTTCTTTGAAGCCCTCCGGCTTCGCTGCTTTCTTCAGTCATACTCTGCACACACTCCACATTTTTTTGGATTGAACGATGATTAGCTCCACTCTTGACAGCAATAAACAGGTTCCGTAATTTTAGAGGAGAAAACAGGATGTCCTGTCCGGAAAGAGGCCAGGATTCTTTCCAGGGAAAAGGCCTCCCGAAAAAAAGCTATCTTTATCCTCCGGGATCTGGATTAAAGGAGAAGCTCCTTTGCTTTGGTAACTGCTTCACTGGCGTTTTCAGCATAGCAGTCCGCGCTGATTTTGTCAGCCCAGGCCTGGGTGGCGGGTGCGCCTCCAACCATTACCTTGACGTTCTCCCTCATACCTTCCTCTTTCAGGAGCTCGATGACTTCCTTCTGGCCTGGTAGGGTTGTGGTCATCAGGGCAGACAGTCCAATCATGTTTGCTTTGACTTCCTTTGCCTTTTCAATAAAGTTCCTGAGAGGGACGTCCCTTCCAATGTCATGGACTTCAAAACCTGCAGACTGGAGCATGGTAGAAACAATAGACTTCCCAATATCGTGTACGTCCCCCTCTACGGTCCCATTCACGATGACCCCGAGCTTTTTACTCTCACTGCCTTCTGGCATGTTGGCTTCAAGAACTGCGACCCCTGCGGTCATTGCATCTGCAGCCATCATCACATGGGGCAGGAAAAGTTTCCCTCTTTCGAAAAGGACTCCGACCTCGTTCATGCCTGCTGCAAGTCCTTTCTCAATGATTTCTGCAGGTTCCATTACTTCTTTTGCCTTTTCTACGGCAGCGAGTACTGCGTCCTTCTTACAGGAGATAATCGCATCCGAAAGTTCCTGAATTAATTCTTCTTTGTTTGCCATTTTTAAAACCTCCATTCATAGGAAAACCGTTTTGCTCCTGATAGGGACAGGGCTGATCCTTTTTCATCTGCCATTTTCAACCTCTGTTGTGTGTCATGAAACAGTCCGGCTTTCTGAAGTACAGGGATAATCTGGAAATCTGAATAACCCTGATTGCTTTTCTTTTTGTTTTCAAAAATATTTAGCCTAGCCCATCCTGTTTTTACCAGAATGCCGGGAATTGGGCGCTATTCCGATCTCCGAGAAGGTCAGAAGGCATTGGCAGGGATAAAGAGATTCAGGAAGGCAGATGTGCCAGATCCCTTCAGGGGGATAACGGCGTTAATTATGCGCATATACACAGGGGGCTGGTATAGCGCAAAGGATTAGCATGGCGCAAGAGGTTGGCCATACGCGGGAGATTAGTATATATGGAAATGCTTGAATAATTAGAGTAGACCTGTTCGGGGTACAATATAGAAAGATCTGTTCAAAGTACAATATATAGGATATAGTATACAGGGTATTCAGTATAGTATACAGGATACGGAGAAGTTTCACTTCCTCGTACCTTCATCTCTCTGCTTATTGCTGCTTTATTGGGGTCCGGGACCGGAAGCCACGATAAAAAGCACAATATTTTTATAAATCGTAAGTATATAATATGATTGAAATGAGCTCTTCGTTATGTGATACACTCTGGCTTTCCGAGAAAAGGAAAAACCTGCTCCTTCTGTTGATGGAGGGTCCAAGGGATATGGGACAAATCAAAACGTCCCTGAACGTGACCTCCAAAGCCATGACGCCCCAGGTAAAGATCCTGCTGAAAGATGAACTGGTCGTCCTGGAAGAGGATTCCTACGAGCTTTCGGAAATCGGCAGGCTTGTTGTCGGGAACATGCTCCCCCTCCTTAATACCCTGGAGGTTATTGAGGATAACCGGGAATACTGGGCTAGCAGGGACCTTAGCATCCTTCCTGAAAATCTTTTCCTGAGGCTCGGGGAACTTGGGGAATGCATGCTTATCGAACCCGACCTCAACCACATGTTCGACCTTCCCAGGGAGTTTACGGAAAACCTGAAAAAAGCCGGGAAAATCCTTACCCTGGTTTCCTATTACCACCCACTCTACCCTTCCCTGTACTCGGAACTTGCGGAAAGCGGGGTTGAAATGTCAATAGTGGTTACCGAACCTGTGCTTGACCGAATGAAAAACGAGTGCAAGGAAGATTTTGAGACCATCATTAATGCGGAAAATACTCAGCTAGAAGTCTGCAGCGAAAAGCCGGGACTGCCAACCCTTGCCATCACGGACCGCTTCATGTACCTCTGCCTCTTTGATAAGCAGGGGAAATATGACCACAGTAAAATCATGAGCTTTGATGCAAGTGCCCTGAAATGGGGCAGGGAACTGTTCATGCATTACCGGAAAGAAACCCGGAAAGTATCAGATGCCTGAGAATGCGGGTATTTTCAAGAAGAAGTAAAATGAGAAGTCCGAATTCGGGTTTTACTCGAGAGTCATTGCCTTAAGCTTCCCTTAATCATTTCCTTCATTCGTCCTTCCCTTAATCATTCTTCCCTTCATTCGTCCTTCCCTTAATCATTCTTCCCTTCATTCGTCCTTCCCTTAATCATTTTTCCCTTCATTCGTCCTCCCCCTTACTCCTTCACAGCAAGCCAAAAAACACAGGATTGAACCCATCATGAGATTCAAGGATGTCCCATTAAAAACCAAACTGATCCTTTACATCGTAATCGGGGTCTTGCTGGTTCTGGCAGCTTCCATGGGGGTTATCATCTCCACGGTTACCTCCCAGGAAGAAAAGCTGGCATACCAGCAGTCGGTAGAAATGTCCGCCAATTATGCGAACCGGTTCGATGCGGACATGAAAGCCAACTTTGCCATAGCAAAGACGATTTCCAACACCATGGACAGCTATGAGGCTTCGGATAGGGAAGAAGTCCTGGGCATCCTGAAAAACCTGCTTATTGAAAACCCCCTCCTTCTAGGGACATACGTAGCTTACGAACCAAATGCCTTTGACGGGAAGGACGCTGAGTTCGTAAATTCTTCCGGCCATGATTCCACGGGCAGTTTTGTTCCTTACTGGAACAAAATGAACGGGCCGATTGTTCTGGACCCGCTGCTCCACTACGAGCACTCGGACTATTACCAGCTTCCAAAGGAAACGAAAGGAGATTTGCTTACAGAGCCCTATTACTACGAAGGCGTGTTCATGATGAGTTATGTCTCCCCGATCTTTAAAGACGGAGAGTTCGTAGGGATAGGAGGAGTGGATGTGTCCCTGGAATACGTGGACGAGGTAGTCAGCGAGGTAAGGACCTTTGATACGGGCTATGCTTTTATGGTGAGCAACACAGGGACATTCCTTTCCCACCCTACCCATAAGGACTGGATCGGGGAAAAAGGCCTCCATGATTTTGGGGAAGAGGACCTGGAGAAAGCCAGCAAGGACATTAAAAACGGGGTGGGAGGGCATCTGGAGACCACGGACCCTACAACCGGGAAAACCATTGTAATGTTCTACGAGCCCGTGGAAACGGGCAACTCCGCATTCGTCCTGGTCATCCCCAAAGAGGAAATGCTGGCCGGGGTGACAGCCCTCAGGAACAGGCTGCTCATAATCTCGGCTGTCTCGATCCTCTTCATGGCCGCCCTTGCCTGGATGATCGCCCGGTCCATTACAAGGCCAATTGATGAAATTGTTGAAGGGTTCAGCTGCATCGCTGATGATGCGGTAAAAGGAAAACTCGACAGCAGGGCAGATACCGACGTGGAAGTTGACTTCCGGGAAATCCCGCGGGGACTGAATAAGATCCTTGACGCGGTAATCGTCCCCATCCGGGAAACCATGAGGGTGACCAATGCCCTTGCGGAAGGGGAACTGAAAGAAAGGGTCAACCTGGATGTCGAGGGTGAGTTCAGGGAACTCGGGGATACCCTTGACAAATTCTCCGAGACCCTCAACACGATAATCGATGACTCGAATGCGGTCCTCACCGCCTTTCAGAATAACGATTTCAAACATCCGGTCAGGGTCCACGGGCAGGGAGACTTCAAGCTCCTGACCGACGGGATAGAAGAAGCCCGCCGCTCCCTGGGCAGGGTCACGGCCGAGCGCAGGGAAGCTGAAAAAGCTCTGCTGGCTTATGCAATGGAGCTTGAGCAGTCCAACAAGCTGAAAGAAGATATGGAAAGGGTTGTTAATAACAGCCCTGTGGTTGCTTTCCTCTGGAAATACGAAGATAAGTGGCCCGCAGAGTTCGTTTCGAAAAACGTCACCCGGTTTGGGTATGAGGTTGAGGATTTCACTTCTCAGCGCGTCCTGTACGGGGATATAATCCACCCGGATGACCTCAAGATAGTAGAATCCGAACTGGTAAAGAACGTGGAGTCAGGTTCGGACGCTTATTCCCTGGAATACCGGATCTTCACTAAATCCGGAGAATTGCGCTGGGTTGATGAGAGGACCTTTGTCCAGAGGGACCTGAAGGGCGGGGTTCACCTGCAGGGTGTCATTCTGGATATCACAGAGCATAAGAAGGCTGAGGATGCCCTGCTCCTGATTGAAGAAGTCCGGAAAAAAGAAATCCATCACCGGATTAAGAACAACCTTCAGGTAATTTCAACCCTGCTTTATCTGGAATCCGGGAACTTCGAGGACGAGAAAGTAATCGGGGCTTTCAAGGACAGCCAGCACCGGGTCAAGTCCATGGCCCTGGTCCACGAAAAGCTTTACCAGTCCGAAGACATGGTAAGCGTGGACTTTGCAGACTATATCCAGAACCTTACCAATTACCTCTTCCAGTCCTATTCCATTCGAAACGGAAATATCAGTCTGAAACTTGACGTGGACAGGATCTTCCTAGGAATGGATACGGCAGTTCCTCTGGGAATCATCATCAACGAGCTGGTCTCAAATTCCCTGAAACACGCTTTTGCGGAAAAGGACAGCGGAGAGATCAACATCAGCTTGAAAAGGGATGAAAACAGTACGGCTGAAAATCCTGAAGAGTACTTTTTACTTGATGTCAGAGACAGCGGTGTGGGTTTCCCGGAAGACCTCGATTTCAGGGACACGGATTCTCTGGGTCTTCAGCTGGTGGTTTCCCTTGTTGACCAGATCGAAGGTGAAATCAGGCTTGACACGAGTAAAGGAGGAACCGAATTCTTCATCTGGTTCAAGGAGTTGAAATGCAGGACAAAATTATGAAGGAGTTTACAATGACCGAAGGAAGGATTCTTGTCGTCGAAGACGAGCATATAGTTGCAATGGGCATTAAGAAGATGCTGAAGAGCCTGGGGTACCAGGTAACAGGGATA
This window encodes:
- the mtbC gene encoding dimethylamine corrinoid protein MtbC — encoded protein: MANKEELIQELSDAIISCKKDAVLAAVEKAKEVMEPAEIIEKGLAAGMNEVGVLFERGKLFLPHVMMAADAMTAGVAVLEANMPEGSESKKLGVIVNGTVEGDVHDIGKSIVSTMLQSAGFEVHDIGRDVPLRNFIEKAKEVKANMIGLSALMTTTLPGQKEVIELLKEEGMRENVKVMVGGAPATQAWADKISADCYAENASEAVTKAKELLL
- a CDS encoding cryptochrome/photolyase family protein is translated as MAFERCEGMNGEETFTGQEKGVHSYDRLALIPGNCLFPSTDRLKPDEKTLFFMAEDPGLCTRYTFHKHKLVFVLSAMRSYRDWLAEKYDVLYYPLPGKKESDSGENFKELENPVTSENFIPSANSGKPGSLQKTKNLTYETKLRNVLEKYGIGKIVTYTLEDSFFRESILDFCARNGVELETVDSPGFLTPVETFRAYKGKRKKLRFNDFYIWQRKRLGVLLTEDGLPVGGKWNLDRENRKPLPRRLEVPKLQAAPQTGNTEEVIALVDTLFPDHPGRTENFYLPTTRKAALAWLDTFLKERFRYFGPYEDALAEGEPFLFHSVLSPLLNFGLLTPGEVVEKAIETYERSTEADEIFRKVGKEDDEERLKESEKEYFPFSSLEGFVRQVIGWREFMRGMYHCSEIEGNFFGHERKLEGRWYRGDLGIEPVDRAIRQVLEYGYAHHIQRLMVLGNFMLLCEIHPAEVYRWFMELFVDSADWVMVPNVYGMSQFADGGSFATKPYISGSNYLLKMGDYEKGEWCEVWDALFWSFIDKNREFFLKNYRTAVLVGTWDKMSGEKRKKLLQVAARFLDKTG
- a CDS encoding winged helix-turn-helix domain-containing protein, whose amino-acid sequence is MVNPLVDLLFLSEKRKNILLLLMEGPKNIETIREILKANATSVQPQLKKLKEQHLVTQEEDLYVLTDIGSVVVEKMKPLLDTLDLLEENVDYWANRDMVTIPPELLRRINELGKCTTTEPDIDRMFELIPLLVENMKKAKRVRALLSYFHPLFPSHYLDLARKGIRVSLLIPEPILRRWVEDYRAETEELLSLENAELFTFKKNDKVPSLMVADNFMAMALFPKSAVFDRKYMMSFEPAARVWGDEYIDHFQKLATRIEKLENSEG
- a CDS encoding PAS domain-containing protein, which translates into the protein MGFNHLAESDEEALDEALDRQKVLETVINNSPVMVFLWTAEENWPAEYVSENVSLLGYSAEDFLTGRIVYGNIVHSEDLEKVRSGLNRCCALGKDIFVQRYRVLTGKGKVRWVEEKTFIQRDDLGEVTHFQGIVRDITEEIEKERALRDALESQKALMEKQKALLDREKALETVINNSPMVVFLWKADKYWPTLYVSENVRQFGYSPEDFISGRVLYGKIVHPDDLLQVELELDENCKEGGKMFNREYRILTKSGEVRWVEETTFIQRDEEGAATHFQGIIEDVTEKYEKA
- a CDS encoding APC family permease gives rise to the protein MTEESSEAGGLQRTIDWKQGLAIALGVPVLILPSIGYFASYVWAFAIIIWALSVFQGFMQNFAYGELATMFPKASGLPGYAQSVFKTKDKNTRYDKSKLLGGFSAWSYWFAWNPVLAIFAILIGSYLKGLVPAFAGVPDLALYIASGAVVFLFLIVVNYRGLSGGATLGYILAVLALAPLIVITLAPFVTGHFEMSNITGAWLPPEWSWDLEHVLILLGLFAMAQWSACAWETAAIYGPEYKEPKSDVPKALFICGGICLVTFILVQAACTGTLGIEGILAEPFSPMLPVAQMTLGPIGGAIAILMLIAAMVLIIQTAFLGASRAMYSLSEEGNLPKFFGKMNSHGTPVNAMIVIAVFNLGLITLGTPSAILAASSIGYVFANGISLFAYVKAKLNPEFSSLERPFKAPKGWQYIAFAFGIFNLPLCLIGVIFLNSLEVGWTSTIVGFVVLALYVPLWLYSQNETAEPAMKEAAVPSESIM
- a CDS encoding DUF2769 domain-containing protein; this encodes MERKSGKEEWKGRVEMGSERKKRILEKDPGKGPENYGKYFGVCFSYHNSKACICGSCPSYPGSGNMFCARGKSRLTDDMLPEKKDDCLCRDCELYRKFRFEGQYFCMGE